The following coding sequences are from one Pseudomonas mendocina window:
- a CDS encoding fumarylacetoacetate hydrolase family protein, whose translation MSYQHQYVDGTTVHFPIGKVVCIGRNYAEHAKELNNPVPTEPLLFIKPGSCVVPLDGGFAIPEDRGSVHYEAEIAVLIGKPLSKKPDAEEVRDAISGFAPALDLTLRDVQARLKEKGYPWEIAKSFDGACVLAPFVPGDAIEDLADIGIRLVIGGETRQDGNSRDMLNPILPMIQHMAGHFALQPGDVILTGTPVGVGVLNKGDELVLELVGHSRFTSRVL comes from the coding sequence ATGAGCTATCAGCACCAGTACGTCGACGGTACCACCGTCCATTTTCCCATCGGCAAGGTGGTCTGCATTGGTCGCAACTACGCCGAACACGCCAAGGAACTGAACAACCCGGTACCCACCGAGCCGTTGCTCTTCATCAAGCCAGGTTCCTGCGTGGTGCCGCTCGACGGCGGCTTCGCCATCCCCGAGGATCGCGGCTCTGTGCATTACGAGGCGGAAATCGCCGTGCTTATCGGCAAACCACTGTCGAAAAAGCCGGACGCCGAAGAAGTGCGTGACGCCATCAGCGGCTTCGCTCCGGCGCTCGATCTGACCTTGCGTGACGTGCAGGCCAGGCTCAAGGAAAAGGGCTACCCCTGGGAAATCGCCAAGAGCTTCGACGGTGCCTGCGTGCTGGCGCCCTTCGTGCCGGGCGATGCCATCGAGGATCTGGCTGATATCGGCATCCGCCTGGTGATTGGTGGTGAAACCCGTCAGGACGGCAACAGCCGCGACATGCTCAATCCCATCCTGCCGATGATCCAGCATATGGCCGGCCACTTTGCCCTGCAGCCGGGTGATGTGATTCTCACCGGTACACCGGTAGGAGTCGGCGTGCTGAACAAGGGCGACGAGCTGGTGTTGGAGCTGGTCGGTCACAGTCGCTTCACTAGCCGCGTGCTATAA